Proteins encoded in a region of the Sulfurimonas marina genome:
- the mnmE gene encoding tRNA uridine-5-carboxymethylaminomethyl(34) synthesis GTPase MnmE, translating to MDNDTIVAIATANGIGSIAIIRLSGEKALSIAKTLSKKDNFSPRYATLTNVYDKNNELIDETIIIYFKNPHSFTGEDVVEIQCHGGYIVAQSILQSCLDAGARVANAGEFSKRAFFNGRIDLSEAEAISQLIEAKSEDAAKILAKQVKGSLKEFIESVRDEIIHILAYSEVSIDYAEEDLPEDLVEQIKAKLEALKKQLERTLQASKSRAGLMQGFRVAIVGKPNVGKSSLLNGLLNYNRAIVSDIAGTTRDTIEEQVKIGTHLIRIVDTAGIRDASDEIEKIGIQRSLEAIEQSDIVVSVFDNSRELDEEDKQIISLLEETQKQQIRIKNKIDLETKLNVAFDFDIELNSKDDVTPLIKKLEAIMDRSNSSEEIMLISQRQISAVEETMENIDEAFYPLEDQELEIFSFHLNEAVKAMASITRPFENDEMLDKMFGSFCLGK from the coding sequence ATGGATAATGATACTATAGTAGCTATTGCCACGGCAAACGGCATAGGCTCAATTGCAATTATAAGACTCAGCGGTGAAAAAGCGCTGAGCATTGCCAAAACACTCTCAAAAAAAGATAACTTTTCTCCTAGATACGCAACACTTACCAACGTATATGACAAGAACAATGAACTTATAGATGAGACGATCATTATCTATTTTAAAAACCCACACTCTTTTACAGGTGAAGATGTTGTCGAAATCCAATGTCATGGTGGATATATTGTTGCTCAATCTATTTTACAAAGTTGTTTAGATGCAGGAGCACGTGTTGCAAATGCAGGTGAATTCTCTAAACGCGCATTCTTTAATGGAAGAATAGACCTCTCTGAAGCGGAAGCGATCTCACAACTGATCGAAGCAAAAAGTGAAGATGCTGCAAAGATACTGGCAAAACAGGTAAAAGGCTCTCTAAAAGAGTTTATCGAAAGTGTTCGGGATGAGATTATACATATACTTGCATATTCTGAAGTGAGTATTGACTATGCTGAAGAGGATCTACCTGAAGATCTGGTAGAGCAGATAAAAGCAAAACTGGAAGCTCTTAAAAAACAGCTAGAACGTACACTGCAGGCTTCAAAATCACGTGCAGGTCTTATGCAAGGATTTCGCGTAGCAATTGTAGGAAAACCAAATGTTGGGAAGAGTTCGCTTTTAAATGGTCTGTTAAATTACAACCGTGCCATAGTAAGTGATATTGCAGGGACTACCCGTGATACGATCGAAGAGCAGGTAAAAATAGGGACACATTTGATCCGTATAGTTGATACTGCAGGGATCCGCGATGCAAGTGATGAGATCGAAAAGATAGGGATACAAAGAAGTTTAGAGGCGATTGAGCAAAGTGACATTGTTGTTTCTGTTTTTGACAACTCAAGAGAACTGGATGAGGAAGATAAACAGATTATCTCCCTTTTAGAAGAGACACAAAAGCAGCAGATTCGTATTAAAAATAAAATAGATTTAGAAACAAAACTAAATGTTGCATTTGATTTTGATATAGAGCTTAACTCTAAAGATGATGTTACTCCATTGATCAAAAAACTAGAAGCAATTATGGATCGTTCAAACAGCAGTGAAGAGATAATGTTGATTTCGCAAAGACAGATATCGGCTGTAGAAGAAACGATGGAAAATATAGACGAAGCATTTTACCCATTAGAGGATCAAGAGTTGGAGATCTTCTCTTTTCATCTCAATGAAGCAGTAAAAGCGATGGCAAGTATTACCAGACCATTTGAAAATGATGAGATGCTTGATAAAATGTTCGGCTCATTCTGTTTAGGAAAATAG
- the ruvX gene encoding Holliday junction resolvase RuvX — MKYIAIDLGLKRIGLAYSAHKDIVTPLPAIIRKNRNQAANELKNVLKEWEAEALVVGIPLGGSSEDEMRRRIEHFLNLVEFSGEVFYQDEANSSLEAEELMKGDMRYIRDGRVDSISAMIILQRYLFSK; from the coding sequence TTGAAATATATAGCAATAGACCTTGGTCTTAAAAGGATAGGTTTAGCCTATTCAGCTCACAAAGATATTGTGACACCTCTCCCAGCGATCATCCGTAAAAATAGAAATCAAGCTGCAAACGAACTTAAAAATGTACTCAAAGAGTGGGAAGCTGAGGCACTTGTGGTAGGTATTCCACTTGGTGGGAGCAGTGAAGATGAGATGCGAAGACGAATAGAGCATTTTTTAAACCTTGTGGAGTTCTCAGGTGAAGTTTTCTATCAAGATGAGGCAAACAGTTCTTTAGAAGCTGAAGAGCTTATGAAAGGTGATATGCGTTACATTAGAGACGGCCGAGTTGACTCAATTTCTGCTATGATTATCTTGCAAAGATACCTCTTTTCAAAGTAG
- a CDS encoding bifunctional diguanylate cyclase/phosphodiesterase: protein MKNINLPFSTIEELESFINDNSIKDTKQLLIQLFCGDTDLQFIKSVQKYIQEKLPSCVLIGTTTDGVIDSSRVYYKSKSVASFSIFESTKLQAKLIKYSECEHCVYEAGKLLASSVQDKDLKALICFADGINTNGEDFVKGIEEVVPNAVLAGGLSGDNGELKKTYVFDNYEIINSGAVGVGLINPTLNVATSYLFDWKPIGKKMRVTKAVNNRVYELDGLPIVDVYAKYMGQELANKLPQIGIEFPLVFEKEGMSLGRAPLAKHDDGSLTFAGNIDEYDMVSFGVGDIDAILNNGTYAIHSFANQNLCQSEAVFIYSCMARRRFLENYIRHELETLSQLGNSSGFFTYGEFFHFQDKNQLLNETMTFITLSETCQKIDHHVILKDESFNRSEIITTQHVLANLANTVSNELADLNEHLEQRVRENSAYIFQQAYINQLTGLPNRISLINALEKHIGKVLLLINVDDFTTINDFYGYQVGDEVLKKIGEVLQHFAHEHNSRAYKLPSDEFAMILDVKNHKTIIEKNIKQLISEIESKEYFFNEHHIHIGVTIAGAIINTNKTGLVNADMTLKLAKNKGKNFMLFNEDLKLAQQYEYNVKMASLIKNALADGNVIPYFQPIIDVHTLEIRKYEALVRLKKPDGSILLPCQFLDISRKIRLYEKITLTMIEQTFSFFSKNELKFSINLDFSDIANAKIKKFLFEKIKEYDIAQQLTIEILETQEFQDVQTVLDFVDEVYAHNAKIAIDDFGSGYANFEYITNIRSDFMKIDGSLIKNIDKDRNARIITETIIGFAKKLNKKIVAEFVHSKEVFDVVKELGVDYVQGYYLGVPKESI, encoded by the coding sequence ATGAAAAATATCAATTTACCTTTTAGTACTATTGAAGAATTAGAATCTTTTATTAATGATAACAGTATTAAAGATACGAAACAGTTGCTTATACAATTGTTTTGTGGAGATACCGATTTACAATTTATTAAGAGTGTTCAAAAATATATACAAGAAAAATTACCCTCTTGTGTATTAATCGGTACTACTACAGACGGTGTTATTGATTCAAGTAGAGTATATTATAAATCTAAAAGTGTCGCTTCATTTTCTATCTTCGAATCTACAAAACTACAAGCAAAACTTATTAAATACAGTGAGTGTGAACATTGTGTCTATGAGGCGGGAAAACTTTTAGCTTCATCTGTCCAAGACAAAGATTTAAAAGCACTAATATGTTTCGCAGACGGAATAAATACCAACGGTGAAGATTTCGTTAAAGGGATAGAAGAGGTAGTACCAAATGCAGTTTTAGCAGGCGGACTCTCTGGAGACAACGGTGAGTTAAAAAAGACATATGTTTTTGATAACTATGAAATCATAAACTCGGGAGCAGTAGGTGTTGGACTTATAAACCCCACTTTAAACGTGGCAACGAGTTATCTCTTTGATTGGAAACCTATCGGTAAGAAAATGAGAGTGACAAAAGCTGTCAATAACAGAGTATATGAACTTGACGGTTTACCGATTGTCGATGTATATGCAAAATATATGGGTCAGGAACTGGCAAATAAACTGCCTCAGATCGGTATAGAGTTTCCTCTTGTTTTTGAAAAAGAGGGGATGTCCTTGGGAAGAGCACCGTTAGCAAAACATGATGACGGCTCTTTGACATTTGCAGGGAACATAGATGAATACGATATGGTCTCTTTTGGTGTCGGCGATATTGATGCGATACTTAACAACGGTACATACGCTATCCACTCATTTGCAAATCAGAATCTGTGTCAATCTGAAGCTGTTTTTATCTACTCCTGCATGGCACGTAGAAGATTTTTAGAAAACTACATCAGACATGAACTAGAAACACTTTCTCAACTAGGAAACAGTTCAGGTTTTTTTACCTATGGAGAGTTCTTTCATTTTCAGGATAAAAATCAACTTTTAAATGAAACAATGACTTTTATTACCCTTTCTGAAACATGTCAGAAAATTGATCATCATGTTATCTTGAAAGATGAAAGTTTTAATAGATCGGAGATCATAACTACACAACATGTTTTAGCAAACTTGGCAAATACTGTTTCTAATGAACTCGCAGATCTAAATGAGCATCTAGAACAGCGCGTGAGGGAAAATTCTGCATATATATTCCAACAAGCCTACATAAATCAGCTCACAGGACTGCCAAACCGTATAAGTCTAATCAATGCACTAGAAAAGCATATTGGAAAAGTATTGTTATTGATTAATGTAGATGACTTTACTACAATTAATGATTTCTACGGATATCAGGTCGGTGACGAAGTACTGAAAAAAATAGGTGAGGTGTTGCAACATTTTGCGCATGAACATAACTCTAGAGCATATAAGCTGCCATCAGATGAATTCGCCATGATTTTGGATGTTAAAAATCATAAAACCATTATTGAAAAAAATATTAAACAGTTAATATCTGAAATTGAAAGTAAAGAGTATTTTTTCAATGAACACCATATTCATATAGGTGTGACAATTGCCGGTGCTATTATAAATACAAACAAGACAGGTTTAGTCAATGCCGATATGACGCTCAAGCTTGCAAAGAATAAGGGCAAAAATTTTATGCTCTTTAATGAAGACCTAAAATTGGCACAGCAGTATGAATATAATGTAAAAATGGCTAGTCTTATAAAAAATGCTTTGGCAGATGGCAATGTTATTCCATATTTTCAGCCTATTATAGATGTGCATACATTAGAGATTCGAAAATATGAAGCACTGGTACGCTTGAAAAAACCGGATGGAAGTATACTTTTACCGTGTCAATTTTTAGATATAAGTCGTAAGATACGTTTGTATGAAAAGATCACTTTGACAATGATTGAACAGACATTTTCTTTTTTCAGTAAGAACGAGCTGAAATTTAGCATTAATCTTGATTTTAGTGACATTGCAAATGCAAAAATAAAAAAATTTCTTTTTGAAAAAATCAAAGAGTATGATATTGCCCAGCAACTCACCATCGAGATCCTTGAGACACAAGAGTTTCAAGATGTGCAAACGGTACTCGATTTTGTAGATGAGGTATATGCACACAATGCGAAGATCGCAATAGATGATTTTGGTAGTGGCTATGCAAATTTTGAATATATAACAAATATCCGTTCAGATTTTATGAAAATAGACGGTTCTCTTATTAAAAATATAGATAAAGACAGAAATGCCAGAATTATTACAGAGACTATTATAGGTTTTGCAAAAAAGTTAAACAAAAAAATTGTGGCAGAATTTGTACACTCTAAAGAGGTGTTCGATGTGGTAAAAGAGTTGGGTGTTGATTATGTGCAGGGGTATTACCTAGGAGTTCCTAAAGAGTCAATATAA